In the genome of Verrucomicrobia bacterium CG1_02_43_26, the window AATCCCTTTCGCTCCCCACGCTTTCGTGCCTGAGCGTCAGATCTTGTCCAGTAAGCTGCCTTCGCCTTTGGTGTTCCTCCTAATATCTACGCATTTCACCGCTACACTAGGAATTCCGCTTACCTCTCCAAGTCTCTAGCTAAATAGTTTCAGGCGCAACTTTGGGGTTAAGCCCCAAAATTTCACACCTGACATATTTAGCCGCCTGCGCACCCTTTACGCCCAGTGAATCCGAGTAACGCTCGCAGTCTCCGTATTACCGCGGCTGCTGGCACGGAGTTAGCCACTGCTTCCTCTTTAAGTTAACTCAAGCTAGGCTATGAACCTAGTTTTTGCTCCTTAATGACAGGGGTTTACAATCCGAAGACCTTCATCCCCCACGCGGCGTCGCACCATCAGGCTTTCGCCCATTGTGAATGATTCGAAACTGCTGCCACCCGTAGGTGTCTGGACCGTATCTCAGTTCCAGTGTGGCCGTCCATCCTCTCAGACCGGCTACCCGTCTTAGCCTTGGTGAGCCATTACCTCACCAACAAGCTGATAGGCCGCGAATCCCTCCTTAAGCACCATTACAAGTTTTAGTATCCTATTCATGCGAATAAGAACCACATGCGGTATTAATCCGTCTTTCGACAGGCTATCCCCCACTTAAGGGCAGGTTATTCACGTGTTACGCACCCGTTTGCCGCTTTCATTCCCGAAGGAAATATCGCTCGACTTGCATGTCTTAGCCACGCCGCCAGCGTTCACTCTGAGCCAGGATCAAACTCTCCGATAGAAATAAATAATACCGAAGAATTAAATCCGTGGATTCAATTTTTCATTTTCATAAAGTTTTTTTCTCAAATAATTGAGCAAGAGCACAAATAAATCACACAAAATAAATTTCAAAGAACTAATCGCTTCGTTTCCGTAACGATTAAGCATTCATCTATAAAACCAGTTTTTTTTAATTCGTCAAGCATCTTTTTGATTTTTTTCAAAATTAATTTTTGACTGATTTTTCTAAAGAACATTCGTTCAGTTACCCGAACATTTAAGCATTCATTTATAAAACCAGTTTTTTTTAATTCGTCAAGCATCTTTTTGATTTTTTTCAAAATTAATTTTTGACTGATTTTTTAAAGAACACTCTCTTGTTGAAGAGAGGAAGAATATACACTCATTGGCGTGTTTTCGTCAAGAGCTTTTTTTCTTTTTTTCTCTTTTTTTTCAGGAACTTTCTCGTTTGAGTCAGTAGTTTTAAAGAACGTTGGAATGGTGAATATCTTTATTTTTATCGATGTTGGCAACCTTTTTTTAAACTTTTATTAAAATACTTTGTAAACGGATAAAAGCAAGTGGCTTAGAGATGTTAAAAAACATCTTTATCAGTCGTTTTTTATCGGGGTATAGGTGCTGCTTGCTATTTTTTGTCTTAAAATCATCTTATAACCAGGCAACAAAGGGGCTCTTTTCTCAAGTTTTTTGCCAGGCCTCACGTTTTTTCTCTTTTAAGCGCCAAATCTCCAAGCCTATGCTATTATAAAAAATACCAGTGACTTTTCCGATCACTCGTTCAATAATGGAATCACATCAATACAGTACTGGTTGATTCTTTTTTATTACCACAGCGACCAGCACAACAAACCCTGAACTCCTTTATTAATTCAAAAACATTACTTATGACTTCAGACAATAAGGATACCGCAAAAATCACAGCCCTTGGAAAGGAATACTCGTTTCCCATTATAACAGGAACGGAAAACGAAAGCGCGATTGACACCCGTACGTTGCGTAAGGTCTCCGGCTTGATCACTTATGATGAGGCTTATGGGAACACGGGTTCCTGCATGAGTAAAATTACATTTGTGGACGGCGAGGAGGGCATCTTGCGCTACCGTGGCTACCCGATCGAAGCCCTTGCAGAGCACTCGAATTTCATCGAAACGTCTTATTTATTAATCTATGGCGAGCTCCCTACAGAGTCTCAACGGGACGCTTTTTCTCGAGAAATCGCAAACAATGCTATGCTCCACGAGGGAATGAAACAGGTCTTTAAGGGCTTTCCAATGAATGCCCATCCCATGGCTATCCTTTCTTCTTTGCTGAATTCTTTAGGTACCTATCATCCTAAAATGTCGAGCAATAACAGAGTGCAAGATCTTGACCTCTTTGATGAAGCTGCTGCGTTTCTAATATCTAAGGTAAGAACGATCGCTGCCATGACGTATCGGACTAAAAAGGGTCTTCCGCTCATATACCCTAGAAGCGATTTTCGTTACGTAGATAATTTTCTGCACATGATGTTTACTCAACCGTATGATCCCTATCAACCGGATGAAAACGTACGTCGTGCGCTTAATCTAATCTTTTTACTCCACGCAGATCACGAACAAAACTGTAGTACTTCAACCGTTCGCATGGTCGCTTCGGGGGGTGCTAATTTATTTGCATCTGTAGCCGCTGGCGTATGCGCTTTATGGGGCCCACTACATGGCGGCGCTAATATGGCTGTGATACAAATGCTTCAAGAAATCCATGCCTCCGGCGATGATGGCTCCAAGTTTATTGAACGTGCCAAAAGCGGCCAAGAGCGCCTTATGGGCTTTGGGCACCGGGTTTATAAACACTATGACCCTCGCGCTAAAATCCTTCGCGATGCTGCGGCCAAAGTGCTCGATAACTTGGGCATGAAAAAGGATCCTCTTCTCGACATCGCTCGTCACTTAGAGGAAAAAGCATTAAGTGATGATTACTTTGTTTCCAGAAAGCTCTACCCCAATGTAGACTTCTATAGTGGCATTATCTTGCAAGCGCTGGACATCCCGCTGGACATGTTTACGGTCATCTTCGCGATTGGGCGCCTCCCTGGCTGGATTGCCCACTGGAAAGAAGTTGCGGAAGACCCTCATGCCCGCATTCATAGGCCAAGACAGATCTATATGGGCGAAGCTAAGCGAGAGTTTGTACCGTTGGAAGAACGGGGGTAACTCATTGCTCTTTTAGTTTTCAACTCTCGCGCACGTATTAACAGCAGAGTTTAAAAAAAAGAAGCGTTTTAGAACGCTTCTTTTTTTTAGGAATCCTCAGTGCTGAAAATTTAGGCTATTCCCTATAGTTATGAAAAGCATACCGAAACGTAAAATATATTGACAGATAAAATAAAAAAAAGTATAATTGTAACACTTTTTTCAAACCTATTAAATACTTATGGCACTCTTAAAAAATTACCTAGCAACACCCCTTCTTCTATTTTTAACGGCAACAAGCGTGCTCACTGCCAACACGGTAACTCTAGAAGAAAAGCTGAATCATCAATTTGAGATGTATGAACGTCTTCGTAATGAAACCATTACCTGTTTAACTCCGGAAATGAAGGAGATTCCTTTTACCAGGGCCGAATGGGAGGTTTTTCTGATGCCTTCAAAGGAAATGCAATTTCAATCAAAGGACTTAAATGACCTCAAAGCTTTTCATACTGAAATTGCAGAGCGTGCAAGACTTCAATATGCAGGGAATTCAGTGATTGATTTAACTTTATTGCGCAACAACCACCGTTTATTAAAGCAGTTTACAAACGAGCTCCCTAAGGGTGGAATGCTTCACGTACACCCCTATGGCACTCTCGATCGCCAGATGGCAAAAACGATTCTACTCAAGCATGATCCTATCCTCGATGGACAAAAGTTGTTAAACAACATCCGAAGCGATGAGCAAATATTGCTTTATAATAATGAGTTTCGTTTTTTACAAACGCTCATTCCCGGAAAACGTTTCTCAGAACTATCTAGCGCGGATAAGGAAACCTTTCTTAACCTGCTTTTTATGCCTTCTAATCCTAAGTTTGATCACCCGTTTGAACGTTTTTCGGCATCTTTTATTTTCATAGCGGCTGTTGCAAAATCAGTACCGGGTGGCAAAAAAATAGTGATCCAAGATTTTTTAATGAAGGCCTACGCCGAGGGTATACGATATGTCGAATTCACGGACAACGTCAAAGCAACGCCTGAAGATATAGCTGAAAAAAATAAGTGGTCTGAGGAGCTTTACAAAGCAACGGGGGTAATCGTACGTTGGAACGCAAGCTTTAAGCGGGTGGATGATCCAAGGGAAAATGCTGAAAGGATCAATGACTTGATTCAGTTAACGAGTACTGGCATGCCTGGATCAATCGTTGGAATAGATTTATTAGGGAACGAGCGTAATACCCCTGCACTAGAAACGGGCTATTTAATTTATGCTCCCTTAAACGCTTCCATTAAGGGCAAACACCCTCAAAAAAACACCTCTTATTTAAAGCGCACCATTCATGCGGGCGAAATTGGCCATGTCCATAACGTCAGAGACGCGCTTATACTGGGCACGGATAGAATCGGGCATGGTGTTCTCCTAGTAAATGACCCCGTGACACTCGAGTACGCGCGCCGAAAGCAGCTCCCTATCGAAATCAATTTGCACAGCAACCTGAAGCTTCAAAGCATTCGAGATTATTCCGAACACCCATTCCTCCTTTACCTCAGACTAGGTCTTCCCGTAAGTCTCTCGACCGATGATGAAGGGATTCTTGAGACTAATATTTCAAACGAATTCGCCATCGCAATCGAAAACACGGATATCTCCTACGCCGAGCTCAAGCAGCTGGCTTACAACTCAATCACCACTTCGTTTGCTTCGGAGGATGTTAAAAAGCAATTGATTGCTGATTTAGATACCAGGTTTAAGGTGTTTGAGGAAAAGTGGCTTCCTGTCTTAGGCGGTCAAATTTCAGTATTGCAAGGCAGTTGATAAAAAATCGCCTTGCACCGTCTCTCTCAATGAATTCAGCAAGATTTATATCGCCCCAATCACCCGACTATAAAAGCGCCCACCGGTTCTGGTAACCCGTAGAATTGTCGTCTTGCCATCTTGCACAGCCACAACAGGGGAAACACCCTGTGCGCTTGGGTGGTCCAGATTAAAGGTATATTCTCCGGCTGGTATAAAGTAATCGCCTACCTGCACGTTGTCCGGAAGGGTCAACCAGCTGCGTCTGTCCGCGCGTTCACTTAACAGGGCTCCTATCGCAGTCACAAGACCCAGTACAGAGTCTTGTTTCTGCGCCTGGCGTTGTATCTGGTCTTTGACAACGATTCGGATCACTTGGCGTATAAATATCCCGCTGTACTCTTCCATCAGCGCTTTCACCGCTAGGGCTCGAACAGTACAAATATTCTCTGTCTTACCCAGCAGGCGGTTATTGTGGAGTAAAGACATAGAATAGGCCGGCGTAATATCGCTTGAGTAATAGGGCATCGCGATCGTATAGGAAATTCCGTTCCAGAAAAAGGGGATCATCAGCTGTTCTTTCATCGGCACAAAACCGTCTTCATACACAACCACCAATCGGCCGTCCCCTGCCCTGGGTTTCTGTGGGTTCACTTTACCGAAGAGTTTCCCATAATGCTCTAGGTCATCTTCAAAGCGCATAGATTCCGCCAATCTAAAGACGGAGTCCACCGCATACTTGTTTTCCGGGTAAATCTCCACAGCTTTCTTATAGGATATCAGCGCATTGTTTGGGTCATTATCCATCTCATATAGCACACCGGACAAATAAAAGGTAAAGGCATTCTGAAAGGAGTTTTTTACGCCACTTGCGGCAAAGGCCATATCCGCGTAGGCCTTGGAAAAACCCGCTTCGTTGGTCGCAGAGCTCACTTGGTGTTTCTTCGCTTCGTCTTGAACCTTAGCAACTTCTTTTTCGTTCTGCTGCAGAGCATACGTTTGCTCATTATTAGCGCGGCGCACTTCCACCATCGCTCCTTCCAACTTCCCAAGCTCTAGGTAATTGAGTGTCTGGAAGCTGTGTAAAAATACCTTTTCGTAGCCGTAGCCGGTGTAGGGTATCGCATTATCATTGGTTAACAGGCTAGCTCCGATAGACCCCAAACTTGAGGCGGAAATACTCGCTTTCATCTGGTTTTCTTCAATCACTTTAGCGGCGTTTTCATAGTCTTCTATGCTCCACTCGATCTTTTTGTCGAGTTCGGATACGCGGGCTCTTTCTTGTAAATAGAGTATCTTGTCTGATGTCTTCACTTTAGGGGTCAACGCATCATAGGCTTCCATCGGCCTATCCTCCTGCACCATCTTGCGAACGGGTTCCAATTGTGATGGATAGCTTGTAAACAAGCTCGTGGTTGAGCACCCTCCTGTAAATAATAACACACTACCGGTTACTATTCCTATAATAGCCCAACGTCCTATCCCCTTCTTCTGTCTCATACCTTACCCCTCGTTTTACTTAAATCATTATCGTCACCAATTCACGGGTTTATCAGAGGAAAGGGGGGAAACGGGTCTTTCTTCTATGTTCGCGTGAATGTACTTTTCTTGGGGTAATCTACAAACATAGCCAACGGCAAAGGGGGCTGCCGAGCTCACTAAATCTGCCACCGCAAACTTAGGCATAATACGGCTCACTCGTACCGCGCCAATTTGGCGCTCCTGAGTCCCTAGAAATTCTCCGGTATCCGGATTCACGATCTTCTCTCCCGTTTCAAACACATCCAACACAGAGCCTATTTTAAATACAGATCCCTCGCCCTGGTTCAAGTAAACTTGCTGTTTGTCTATCGATGCTATCTTAATCGGGCTGATGGTATTCGATATTTCGTTAACGAGGCGTTTCACGGTCCACTCTTTCAACAGATTCATGAAAGATAGCGGCGTAGTTCTGGAATACTGGGTTACGCGCTCAAGTGCTTCTTGGTTCACTTTCTTGGACAAAACAATCTCAGATGTCGCTACGTCCACAATGCGCATACTCACAATCATCCGCCCGGTCAGTTCCGTAACGGTTACATTAGAGGATTCAAATCGCATGGGTCTTTCCTCTGCTTCTACAAGCTCTATATCTCCGTATACCAAATACTGCGCGCCTATTTCTTTCCCAAAGGCACTCATGCCGCCAGCCGTCATAGAGGAAAACTTCTTTTCTTCTTCCAATGCTTTTAAACGGCTTCCTTGGCGCTCTACTACTTTAAAGTTCGGGTTATTCACCAGGGCTGTGATCACTTCGGATGTTAAATACTCCGTATCCTTCTGAGACCACTTCATATTCGTAAACTGCTTGCTCATCGAAATCGTAACATCCGTGCTTTTAAAGGGGATCACTGCCACTGTTTTTACATCGGTTGCTGCCAGTAGCGTTGAACCCATTACAACGCCTAAGAATAAGGATAGCCAAAAAAATTGTTTTTTCATAAAATAGTGGTAGATTCAGTTAAATTAATTAAAATCCATTGAATATAAATTTGTTATAAAAATTATGACCTATGAACCACGAAATTTCAACAGCATTTTTTAAGGGCGAATCTGAGGAAAAATACAAGTTTACCGTCTATAATTGGGACATCATTTTCCGTGAAGGCCTTCGTGGTGTCTACATTTTCGGCAAACGGTTTAAAAACTCAGATGGTAACTTTACCCTTAATCCCATTTTTATCGGCGAAATGAAGGATCTCCACTTCTTGCAGGGCTATCACCGAAAAATGGACTGTATCATGAAAAATGGAGCCAACTGCAAATGCATCTACGCCGTCCAAAATGACGCAAGACGAGTTGCAATTTGCCAAGACTTGATTGATAATTGCGATCCACCGTGTAACGATTAAATAACTATTTATGAAAAGCATACTCACCTCACTCCTTTTCCTGGCAACATTTCCCCTCTTCTCCTTCGCGGATGAAAACATAGACCAACAGCCACACGATATTGGCATCGCCGTTTTAGATTTCGATAACCGTACGGGCCCCTCTGGTCAACGCATCGTCCCCGGCATCTATTTTGATCAGCAGGACAAACGAGGGTTTGAAAACACCGCAGAAACCTACGTACAAGATGGCAAAAAGGTACAACGTGTGCGCCAAGAGGATATTTATAAGGGCGAAGTCAATCGTCTCACAGAAATCAGCCCCGGACAGTGGACGCTTCCAGCTTCCGCAAATGCCATCGCCGCGGACGAGCTTAGTGCCTCCCTTAGTGAACTTCCGGACTACAGCATCATGCGTTCTAAAAGAATAGCAGACCCGGACGATACCGCCAACCTCATCAAATATTACCGAAAAGACAACGCCCGTTACATCATCACCGGCAGTCTCAGCAACTACCGCATCGACCGCAAAACAATTAACGCCTACGGCATAGATCGCACAACAGCCACCACCACGATCACCATAGACGTTAAGGTAATCGACACCCAAACGGGCAAAATTGTCTACCAAGACTCCCCCACCCAAGTCATCACCACCGCTATACCCGGAGAGGTATCCGACTTTAGCGAAGTATACGACTGGCAAGGCATCTTAAGAACCGTTGTCCGCAACGCATCCGGCAACATGATCATAGCGCTCACCCGCCTAAACCCCTATCAACTGAACGTCACGCCAGGCTCCACCTATGTCCCTCCCTCAAAAGCCACCTATACCCTCGCCGAACGCGAACTGGCTAACCCCATTCCCACAGTCGTCATAAAAATAGACTCCACTCCCCAAGGCGCGGACATCCTCCTAGACGGGGTATTTGTCGGCAACACCCCCGCTCAAATCAAAGTCTCCGAAGGCGAAAAGAAGCTCACATTAAAACTTCGCGGCTACACTCCCTGGGAAAACACCATCTTCGCCACCAACAATTTCACAGCCAAGCCAAAGCTACAAAAGGCAAGCGAACCACAAGAAGCGCCCCCTTTACCCAAAAACACGGGCATCCCTAGCCACGATAAAAAGGATATCAGCATCGAGGTGAAGTAGGGTGAAGGTATTTCTTTGAATATTACTTCTCCCTTCAAGAACAACACTCTTCCGTCTTGCAACCAGTAACGGCATCCTTACAACCCACTGCATTCGGATTAAAATAATACCGATACGTCTTCCCGTCATAGTTGCGTAATAAAATAGATTCCTCAGTCAATTCCTCAACATAATCCGGGTTGATGGGGATTTTGCCACCACCACCAGGCGCATCTATTACATATTGCGGAATGGAATAGCCCGTTGTATGCCCTCGCAACCCACGTATCAGCTCGATACCCTTCTCAATCGCAGTCCTAAAATGAGCGCTACCCGTTATGAGATCACATTGGTATAGGTAATAAGGCCTCACCCGCATCATCAGTAAACGGTGTATGAGGGACTTCATGGTCTCCAGATCATCGTTAACCCCATCTAATAATACAGACTGGTTCCCCAGAGGCGTACCGGAGCACGTTAATCGCTCACAAGCTTCTCGCAAAGCATACGTACACTCATGCGGATGGTTCACGTGAATACTCATCCAAATCGGGCCATGTTTCTTAAGAATACTACATAAATTATCCGTAATACGCTGGGGAAGGAATATAGGAATTCGAGAGCCTATTCTAATAAACTCCACATGCGGAATCGCTCTCAATCTCCCCAACAAATAATCCAGCTTGTTATCCGAAAGGAGCAGCGGATCCCCCCCGCTTAACAAAACATCTCTTACTTCCGGATGTTCCTCAATATATTTTAACCCGCTTTCAAACTCAGGGTGAAAATTATAATCCTGCGCATTAGAAACAAGACGGCTTCTCGTACAGTAGCGGCAATAAGCAGCACACCGATCCGTCACCAAAAAGAGCACACGATCCGGATAACGGTGAACCAGCCCGGGGGCAACCATAGAGCCTTCTTCCCCAACAGGATCCAGTAATTCTTCCGGTGCGACAAATGTCTCGTCCTCACGGGGAATCACTTGTTTACGCATCGGGCAATCCGGGTTTTCACGGTCGATTAGGTTAAAATAGTAGGGCGTAATCGCAAGCGCCAATTTCTTTCCAGCAAACAGACAACCCGCTCGCTCTGAGGGTGTTAACTTTATTCCTGTCTTCTCCAGCTGCTCTAAGGAAGTTATCCGATTCTTCAGCTGCCATACCCAATTATTCCAATCCTTTGGATCCACATCCTGCCAGAGGCCTTGCCCCTGGTACCAATTTACCAAGCTGTCTTGCGGGTACATATGTGTGCTATAATAATTATTATTACAAGGCAGATCAATGCTCTTTTCGTAGGAAATAACCCTCTGCCTAAAATTGAGACTATTAGAGCTCAAGTATTAACATACAAGAACTCTAGAATACCCTCCTAAAAACCATGCAAGGCTTAGAGATCGAACGGTTGCGCGGTTATTATGGCGCTATAGTTCTACTAAACAGCTGTCCCATTGTATACCTATCGAAACTGAAATAGATCGCTGCTAAATCACGAGTTCCGACCCAAAAATCCGTATGAATTTCAGCAGGGGCTTTTCTATAAGAGGGGGCTGTCACGTTCGTTACATTAGCTTCTAAAGTTACCCGCAGGGGAGCATGATACAATTCATCAAGCTTTATCTTATAATCAACATGTACAGTTGCAACAGGTGAATCCTCGTGATAAATCCGATTTGTCATTGTAAAGGTTCCCGCGATTCGCACTTTGTCCACAGTGTAATGCTGTTTCGTTTCAGGGTTAATATAATTATCTGCTTGAGGGAAACGCGTTATTTTTTGCACAACATTCTGTTTACTCCCATCCGGTGCAATCGCGTCAATAAAAGTGACCGTTAAATTAACATCAGAAAACGAATGCCTATCAGTATGATCAACGTGTAAAACGGGTGTCCTAAACTTATATTTATCCACCTTGGCCGCATATGCATCAGCAAATTGAACACCAAATAATAGACCCGCAACGATCAAAAGATTAAAAATTCTATATTTACTTCTCATACCCAGACGTAATCCACTTTTTAAAATTATCAAGCTACCACAGTACATAAAATCCACTTTTCACTACAATTCCTTGACTTTTAGCACTCCCCTTATCACTATTACGTTAGAGCATTTCCTCTATTATTCCTTAACAAACCATATCTTCCACAACCCATAAATGTAATTATGAACACACCTTGGACATTACTCTTAATAGCAGGGATATTTGAAATCGGCTTCGTCATTGGGATGAAGTACACGCAAGGCTGGACACGCCTGTGGCCCTCAATCATCACGGCTTGCTGTATGGCAACAAGTTTCTACCTGCTCTCTATTGCCATTCAAACCATCCCCATCGGAACAGCGTATGCTGTTTGGACAGGTATCGGTGCCGTGGGAGGCTTCGTTTTTGCTATCTTCTTATTTGGTGAATCCGCTTCCTTCCTTCGCATTTTATGTCTCCTCTTAATCGTTGCGGGCATTGCGGGGCTAAAGCTATCCAGCACAGAGCAACCAAAACCAAACGATCCCGTTAAGGTAACGCAAATTGCCCCCCTTCCCTCACAAACCACTAACAATATTTAATCATATGGCCTGGACACTACTTTTAATTGCCGGAGTTCTTGAAATCGGTTTCGTTGTAGGTATGAAATACACGGAGGGTTGGACGCGCCTTTGGCCGTCAATCATAACGGCTTCATGCATGATCATTAGCTTCCTTTTGCTTTCAATTGCCATAAAAAAAATTCCGCTAGGTACCGCCTACGCGATCTGGACAGGCATCGGCGCTGTCGGTGGGTTCATCTTTGCCATTATCTTGTTTGGTGAAGTCGCCAGTTTCGAACGGGTGTTGTTCCTCATTCTAATCGTAGCGGGTATCACTGGCCTGAAGCTAACGTCTAAAGCCTAAATAACATCATGAAAAAGGCTTGGACCTTCCTTTTCATTGCAGGGGCTCTTGAAATCGCAGGCGTGCTTTTATTAAAAGCTGCCTCAGGTTTTACACTACTCGTACCTTCTATCTTCTTTTTTATTGCAACAGGTACCAGTTTCATATTCCTGAGCCTTGCGATTAGAAAGATACCCATAGGCACAGCCTATGCGATTTGGACAGGTATCGGTGCTGTAGGCGGTTTTGTTTTCGCAATCATCTTATTTGGTGAGCCTGCAAATTTCGCCCGTATCTTGTGCCTCATTCTTATCGTGACGGGTATCGTTGGGCTAAAGTTGTCTGCCCACCAGAAGCTAAAAGAAGATACTAATCCTTAAACGTCTTTACCTTTACCTACGGGTAACTTTTTTTAGATTGCTCCCTCCTCAAAAAGGGAGCATTTTTATTAACAAATGCAAAGTCAAAGAAGTGGTATTCTCGCGTTAGAGGATGGTAGTATTTATCGGGGTTTGGCGTTTGGTGCCGATAAAACCGTTGTCGGCGAGGTCGTTTTTAACACCAGTATGACCGGTTACCAGGAAATTTTGACGGATCCTTCTTACTTCGGGCAAATCATTACGATGACTGCTCCTCAGATCGGTAATTATGGTATCAACGATGAGGATAACGAATCGGACGGCTCTAAAGCACTCGGCTTGGTTGTCAGAGAAGTCAGTACTCTCTGCAGTAATTGGCGTAGCACCATGAGCCTGGATGATTTTTTGAAACAACATAACGTCCCTGGCTTAACCGATATCGATACGCGTGCTTTAACTAAAAAGCTCAGAAGTTCCGGTGCCATGCGTGCTTGCCTCTCCACTGAAAATATTTCGGATACCGATGCCATTGAAA includes:
- a CDS encoding QacE family quaternary ammonium compound efflux SMR transporter; translation: MAWTLLLIAGVLEIGFVVGMKYTEGWTRLWPSIITASCMIISFLLLSIAIKKIPLGTAYAIWTGIGAVGGFIFAIILFGEVASFERVLFLILIVAGITGLKLTSKA
- a CDS encoding citrate (Si)-synthase; this encodes MTSDNKDTAKITALGKEYSFPIITGTENESAIDTRTLRKVSGLITYDEAYGNTGSCMSKITFVDGEEGILRYRGYPIEALAEHSNFIETSYLLIYGELPTESQRDAFSREIANNAMLHEGMKQVFKGFPMNAHPMAILSSLLNSLGTYHPKMSSNNRVQDLDLFDEAAAFLISKVRTIAAMTYRTKKGLPLIYPRSDFRYVDNFLHMMFTQPYDPYQPDENVRRALNLIFLLHADHEQNCSTSTVRMVASGGANLFASVAAGVCALWGPLHGGANMAVIQMLQEIHASGDDGSKFIERAKSGQERLMGFGHRVYKHYDPRAKILRDAAAKVLDNLGMKKDPLLDIARHLEEKALSDDYFVSRKLYPNVDFYSGIILQALDIPLDMFTVIFAIGRLPGWIAHWKEVAEDPHARIHRPRQIYMGEAKREFVPLEERG